A window of Ipomoea triloba cultivar NCNSP0323 chromosome 2, ASM357664v1 contains these coding sequences:
- the LOC116008628 gene encoding uncharacterized protein LOC116008628 — translation MNVVYFPSNLRFHSFLHRPSPPLLQLSCVHSGGRAAEYGSVAIRKAIPARDRVIDFGKFKGKMLGTLPSSYLKWVSKNLRARDFEEWAELADEVLYDPVYNDRIEWEFAQNVLNGDVLLSATAPSAVSELLEISQRFGWDNDDEAGWSKIDFSLLGTSKGGRIPRVGDSDSDGRNDRTGMESKLRRLKKEGGEEEADRGRRERRRERLRATRTSDSSTAESLPRERVAGLEIRETLKGNVGNADGNRVRVDGSPSGRPSPFPGREALLKKVLSRRRLS, via the coding sequence ATGAACGTCGTATATTTTCCCTCAAACCTTCGTTTCCACTCGTTTCTCCACCGTCCCTCTCCCCCATTGCTACAGCTCTCGTGTGTTCACAGCGGCGGACGCGCTGCTGAATATGGTTCGGTTGCAATTAGAAAGGCAATTCCGGCACGGGACCGGGTCATCGACTTCGGCAAATTCAAAGGCAAGATGCTGGGAACGCTGCCGTCCAGCTACCTGAAGTGGGTGTCGAAGAATCTCCGCGCGCGCGACTTCGAGGAGTGGGCGGAGCTGGCCGACGAGGTCCTCTACGACCCGGTCTACAACGACCGAATCGAGTGGGAGTTCGCTCAGAATGTCCTGAACGGCGACGTTTTATTGTCGGCAACAGCTCCGAGCGCGGTCTCGGAGTTGCTTGAAATCAGCCAGAGATTCGGCTGGGATAACGATGACGAGGCGGGCTGGAGTAAAATTGATTTTAGCCTTCTCGGAACTTCCAAAGGAGGCAGAATTCCTAGGGTTGGCGATTCCGATTCCGACGGCAGGAACGACCGTACAGGTATGGAATCAAAACTGCGCCGCCTGAAGAAGGAAGGCGGCGAAGAAGAAGCGGATAGGGGGAGGAGGGAGAGACGGCGGGAGAGGCTCCGAGCGACGAGGACGAGTGATTCCTCCACCGCTGAGTCTCTTCCGAGGGAGAGAGTGGCAGGATTGGAGATTCGGGAAACCCTCAAGGGCAATGTTGGTAATGCGGATGGAAACCGGGTGCGGGTAGACGGGTCCCCAAGTGGGAGACCGAGCCCGTTTCCTGGGCGCGAGGCACTGTTGAAGAAAGTGCTCAGTCGAAGGAGATTATCGTAA
- the LOC116006496 gene encoding pumilio homolog 5 isoform X1: MATENPMRIVESRRPEQWGSSKDDVPYAQPMNEMAVDELGLLLKGHKVQGDNRNKVPNRSGSAPPSMEGSFAAFGNLIYQQTGGWDLGSTNLDSALLSCQSEEQIRSDPSYFAYYSSNVNLNPRLPPPIISRENRHLAHHVGATKDSYKFTSSGDSGDRLVHFPRGSLSTHIEEPEDENSTPNALDNLSESRTADLTGQNIGTLIGRRKSLVDLIQDDFARTPPLYSQSRLSGHVAVEEPTKCDIQALGLENLSLDIPKLPDTGSDSCNEALTGHSAAAANNSSILSFGETSYLETLGKPCSRENNKETGGDRRLRSGGTVSGVSKKPAMAESKEDGSSSNQNEPVPQHPHSQRNTGYQVSGLQVQIPVHGVNEMRNSLEKGQSHPRFSSVEVQTVPQASGLAPPLYAAATAYMSPGSPYYANLNSSGLYSPQYSMGGYAVGSTFLPPYMPGYPSHNSIPMQFDVNPGQSISGQTGGLSTRDVQQLGDFQHVNKFYGQHGLMMHPSLPDHFQMQYFQHPVDDAFNAPGQFVRFPSSLVGGPADPYAAQKDPTVASYFGDQKFQPHHNGSLSTPSPRKMGVSNNSYYGSPTALGFMPQFPASPLGSPVLPGSPIGGAFPFGRRSEGRYSQGSSRNAGVYSGWQGQRGSDNFNEPKKHSFLDELKANNARKIDLSDIAGRIVEFSVDQHGSRFIQQKLESCSAEEKASVFTEVLPHASKLMTDVFGNYVIQKFFEHGSHEQRKELACQLTGKMLPLSLQMYGCRVIQKALEVIDIDQKTELVHELDGHVMTCVRDQNGNHVIQKCIECVPTESIEFIISAFQDQVATLSTHPYGCRVIQRVLEHCSDDSQSQCIVDEILESAYVLAQDQYGNYVTQHVLERGKPHERKQIIGKLSGKVVQLSQHKYASNVIEKCLEHGDAAERELLIDEILAQSDGNDSLLAMMKDQFANYVVQKIIDISNDKQCEVLLSRIKVHLPALRKYTYGKHIVARFEQLSGEEE; this comes from the exons ATGGCAACTGAAAACCCCATGAGAATAGTGGAGAGTAGGAGACCCGAGCAGTGGGGTTCTTCTAAGGATGATGTGCCATATGCACAGCCTATGAATGAAATGGCTGTAGATGAGTTGGGGTTGCTCCTAAAAGGGCATAAAGTTCAGGGTGATAACAGAAACAAGGTTCCTAATCGTAGTGGCAGTGCGCCTCCTAGTATGGAAGGTTCATTTGCAGCATTCGGGAACCTGATATATCAGCAAACAGGAGGTTGGGATTTAGGTTCAACGAATTTAGACAGTGCTCTACTGAGCTGTCAGTCTGAGGAACAAATACGGTCCGATCCATCATATTTCGCGTACTATTCTTCAAATGTCAACTTGAACCCTAGGCTTCCTCCACCTATAATCTCAAGGGAGAATAGGCATCTTGCACACCATGTAGGGGCTACGAAAGATAGCTACAAATTCACATCTTCTGGTGACAGTGGCGATAGGTTGGTGCACTTTCCTAGAGGCTCTCTTTCAACTCATATCGAAGAGCCTGAGGATGAAAATTCAACACCGAATGCTTTAGATAACTTGTCAGAGAGTAGAACTGCAGATTTGACTGGACAGAACATAGGTACTTTGATTGGTCGGCGTAAAAGTTTGGTTGATTTAATTCAG GATGATTTCGCACGCACTCCACCACTTTATAGTCAGTCTCGTTTATCGGGCCACGTTGCTGTGGAGGAACCAACGAAATGTGATATTCAAGCACTTGGCCTGGAAAATCTTTCTCTTGATATTCCGAAGTTGCCTGACACGGGTTCAGATTCTTGTAACGAAGCTTTAACTGGGCATAGTGCAGCTGCAGCTAacaattcttcaattctctctTTTGGAGAGACATCATATCTTGAAACGTTAGGAAAACCATGTTCTAGAGAAAACAATAAAGAAACAGGTGGTGATCGACGCTTGAGAAGTGGTGGCACAGTGTCGGGTGTTTCCAAGAAACCTGCAATGGCGGAGAGTAAGGAAGATGGAAGTTCCAGTAACCAAAATGAACCAGTGCCACAACATCCTCACTCTCAGCGAAACACGGGTTACCAAGTTAGTGGCCTACAAGTTCAAATACCTGTCCATGGAGTGAATGAAATGCGCAATAGTTTGGAAAAGGGCCAAAGTCACCCTCGTTTCTCCTCAGTTGAGGTGCAAACAGTTCCACAAGCTTCTGGACTGGCACCTCCATTATACGCAGCTGCTACTGCCTATATGTCTCCGGGAAGCCCATATTATGCTAACTTGAATTCATCTGGCTTATACAGTCCTCAATATAGCATGGGGGGTTATGCGGTGGGTTCCACATTTCTTCCTCCCTACATGCCTGGATATCCGTCTCATAATAGTATTCCTATGCAGTTCGATGTCAATCCAGGACAAAGCATTAGTGGTCAAACGGGTGGACTTTCAACTAGGGACGTTCAACAGTTGGGTGATTTTCAGcatgtaaacaaattttatggACAGCATGGATTAATGATGCATCCTTCCCTCCCCGATCATTTCCAGATGCAGTACTTTCAGCATCCTGTTGACGATGCGTTCAATGCTCCGGGACAATTTGTTCGTTTTCCTTCAAGTTTGGTTGGAGGCCCCGCTGATCCATATGCTGCACAAAAAGACCCAACTGTTGCTTCTTACTTTGGTGATCAGAAATTTCAGCCTCATCATAACGGAAGTCTGAGCACACCAAGTCCAAGGAAAATGGGAGTATCTAATAACAGTTACTACGGAAGCCCTACCGCCCTGGGGTTCATGCCACAGTTTCCAGCATCTCCTCTTGGTAGTCCTGTACTGCCGGGATCCCCGATAGGAGGAGCATTTCCTTTTGGAAGGAGAAGTGAAGGAAGATATTCGCAAGGATCTAGCAGAAACGCTGGAGTTTATTCTGGTTGGCAAGGGCAAAGAGGATCTGACAACTTCAATGAACCTAAAAAGCATTCatttcttgatgaactaaaagCAAATAATGCTCGGAAAATTGACCTCTCTGATATTGCTGGCCGAATTGTTGAATTCAG TGTTGATCAACATGGGAGTCGATTCATACAGCAGAAGTTAGAGAGCTGTAGTGCTGAAGAGAAGGCTTCCGTTTTCACAGAAGTTCTTCCACATGCTTCAAAGCTAATGACCGACGTCTTTGGGAACTATGTTATTCAGAAG TTCTTTGAGCACGGGAGTCACGAGCAAAGAAAGGAGCTGGCTTGCCAGTTAACAGGGAAGATGCTACCTTTAAGTTTGCAAATGTATGGCTGCCGTGTTATTCAGAAG GCCCTTGAAGTAATTGATATTGACCAGAAGACCGAATTAGTTCATGAACTTGATGGGCATGTGATGACATGTGTACGAGATCAAAACGGAAATCATGTCATACAGAAATGCATTGAATGTGTTCCAACAGAAAGTATCGAATTTATTATATCTGCTTTCCAAGACCAAGTTGCTACACTGTCTACCCATCCCTATGGCTGCCGAGTTATCCAG AGAGTGTTGGAGCACTGTTCAGATGACTCACAAAGTCAATGTATAGTGGACGAAATCTTGGAATCCGCATATGTTCTCGCCCAGGATCAATATGGCAATTATGTCACTCAG CATGTTTTGGAGAGGGGGAAACCACACGAAAGAAAGCAGATTATTGGCAAGTTGAGCGGGAAAGTTGTGCAGTTGAGTCAACATAAATACGCATCAAATGTTATTGAAAAGTGCTTGGAGCACGGTGATGCTGCCGAACGGGAGCTCTTGATTGATGAGATTCTTGCCCAGTCTGACGGAAATGACAGTTTGCTA GCTATGATGAAGGATCAGTTTGCAAATTATGTGGTTCAGAAGATTATCGATATTAGCAATGATAAGCAGTGCGAAGTTTTACTGAGCCGAATCAAAGTTCATCTTCCCGCTTTGAGGAAATACACCTATGGGAAACACATAGTCGCTAGATTTGAACAGCTTTCCGGTGAAG AAGAATGA
- the LOC116011417 gene encoding probable mitochondrial adenine nucleotide transporter BTL1: MIQKSPSHPHSDQMLELRVGMESQKKGLSFYPLVGCLAELEFHKEPDYRDHLLSFRLPDVGRAFQDFMRTREVAEFFSGAMAGAMTKAVLAPLETIRTRMVVGVGSKNISGSFIQVIEQHGWQGLWAGNTINMVRIIPTQAIELATFECVKRAMTSTKERWTHSGGPKLQIGHISLNFPFSWLSPVAVGGAAAGIVSTLVCHPLEVLKDRLTVSPEIYPSLSIAARKIYKDGGIGALYSGIAPTLIGMLPYSTCYYFMYETIKKSYCQAKNKESLNRAEMLLFGALSGLTASTISYPLEVARKRLMVGALQGKCPPNMVAALSEIMRVEGVSGLYRGWGASSLKVMPASGITWMFYEAWKEILLGGKQHYL; this comes from the exons ATGATCCAAAAATCTCCGTCCCACCCTCACTCCGACCAG ATGTTGGAGTTGAGAGTGGGGATGGAATCGCAGAAGAAAGGTCTCAGCTTTTACCCTCTGGTGGGATGCTTGGCGGAGCTGGAGTTCCACAAGGAGCCGGACTACAGAGACCATCTTCTCAGTTTCAGACTTCCTGATGTCGGTCGAGCCTTTCAA GATTTTATGAGGACCAGAGAGGTTGCTGAGTTTTTTAGTGGTGCTATGGCTGGGGCTATGACTAAAGCTGTTCTTGCTCCTCTTGAAACCATCAG GACAAGGATGGTAGTTGGTGTTGGGTCCAAAAACATTTCTGGCAGCTTTATCCAAGTAATTGAGCAGCACGGTTGGCAAGGACTATGGGCTGGAAACACAATTAACATGGTGCGCATAATTCCTACACAGGCAATTGAGCTTGCGACATTCGAGTGTGTCAAACGAGCAATGACTTCAACTAAAGAGAGATGGACTCACTCTGGTGGTCCAAAGCTACAAATCGGTCATATTTCGTTGAACTTTCCTTTCTCATGGCTCTCTCCAGTTGCTGTGGGCGGTGCAGCTGCTGGAATCGTGAGTACACTTGTATGCCATCCACTTGAAGTGTTAAAG GATCGCTTGACTGTAAGTCCTGAAATATACCCGAGTCTAAGCATTGCTGCGCGCAAGATCTACAAGGATGGAGGGATTGGCGCACTATATTCTGGTATTGCACCAACATTGATTGGCATGCTCCCGTATAGCACATGCTACTATTTCATGTACGAGACAATCAAGAAATCATATTGCCAGGCAAAAAACAAGGAATCTTTGAACCGTGCAGAGATGCTTCTATTCggagctctctctg GCTTAACTGCGAGCACGATTAGCTATCCTCTAGAGGTAGCAAGGAAGCGTCTGATGGTCGGGGCTTTGCAAGGCAAATGCCCGCCAAACATGGTGGCTGCGCTATCAGAAATCATGAGGGTGGAAGGAGTGTCGGGCCTTTACCGAGGCTGGGGGGCGAGCTCATTGAAAGTCATGCCGGCTTCAGGCATCACCTGGATGTTCTACGAGGCGTGGAAAGAAATATTGCTTGGAGGGAAACAACATTACCTGTGA
- the LOC116006496 gene encoding pumilio homolog 5 isoform X2, with amino-acid sequence MATENPMRIVESRRPEQWGSSKDDVPYAQPMNEMAVDELGLLLKGHKVQGDNRNKVPNRSGSAPPSMEGSFAAFGNLIYQQTGGWDLGSTNLDSALLSCQSEEQIRSDPSYFAYYSSNVNLNPRLPPPIISRENRHLAHHVGATKDSYKFTSSGDSGDRLVHFPRGSLSTHIEEPEDENSTPNALDNLSESRTADLTGQNIGTLIGRRKSLVDLIQDDFARTPPLYSQSRLSGHVAVEEPTKCDIQALGLENLSLDIPKLPDTGSDSCNEALTGHSAAAANNSSILSFGETSYLETLGKPCSRENNKETGGDRRLRSGGTVSGVSKKPAMAESKEDGSSSNQNEPVPQHPHSQRNTGYQVSGLQVQIPVHGVNEMRNSLEKGQSHPRFSSVEVQTVPQASGLAPPLYAAATAYMSPGSPYYANLNSSGLYSPQYSMGGYAVGSTFLPPYMPGYPSHNSIPMQFDVNPGQSISGQTGGLSTRDVQQLGDFQHVNKFYGQHGLMMHPSLPDHFQMQYFQHPVDDAFNAPGQFVRFPSSLVGGPADPYAAQKDPTVASYFGDQKFQPHHNGSLSTPSPRKMGVSNNSYYGSPTALGFMPQFPASPLGSPVLPGSPIGGAFPFGRRSEGRYSQGSSRNAGVYSGWQGQRGSDNFNEPKKHSFLDELKANNARKIDLSDIAGRIVEFSVDQHGSRFIQQKLESCSAEEKASVFTEVLPHASKLMTDVFGNYVIQKALEVIDIDQKTELVHELDGHVMTCVRDQNGNHVIQKCIECVPTESIEFIISAFQDQVATLSTHPYGCRVIQRVLEHCSDDSQSQCIVDEILESAYVLAQDQYGNYVTQHVLERGKPHERKQIIGKLSGKVVQLSQHKYASNVIEKCLEHGDAAERELLIDEILAQSDGNDSLLAMMKDQFANYVVQKIIDISNDKQCEVLLSRIKVHLPALRKYTYGKHIVARFEQLSGEEE; translated from the exons ATGGCAACTGAAAACCCCATGAGAATAGTGGAGAGTAGGAGACCCGAGCAGTGGGGTTCTTCTAAGGATGATGTGCCATATGCACAGCCTATGAATGAAATGGCTGTAGATGAGTTGGGGTTGCTCCTAAAAGGGCATAAAGTTCAGGGTGATAACAGAAACAAGGTTCCTAATCGTAGTGGCAGTGCGCCTCCTAGTATGGAAGGTTCATTTGCAGCATTCGGGAACCTGATATATCAGCAAACAGGAGGTTGGGATTTAGGTTCAACGAATTTAGACAGTGCTCTACTGAGCTGTCAGTCTGAGGAACAAATACGGTCCGATCCATCATATTTCGCGTACTATTCTTCAAATGTCAACTTGAACCCTAGGCTTCCTCCACCTATAATCTCAAGGGAGAATAGGCATCTTGCACACCATGTAGGGGCTACGAAAGATAGCTACAAATTCACATCTTCTGGTGACAGTGGCGATAGGTTGGTGCACTTTCCTAGAGGCTCTCTTTCAACTCATATCGAAGAGCCTGAGGATGAAAATTCAACACCGAATGCTTTAGATAACTTGTCAGAGAGTAGAACTGCAGATTTGACTGGACAGAACATAGGTACTTTGATTGGTCGGCGTAAAAGTTTGGTTGATTTAATTCAG GATGATTTCGCACGCACTCCACCACTTTATAGTCAGTCTCGTTTATCGGGCCACGTTGCTGTGGAGGAACCAACGAAATGTGATATTCAAGCACTTGGCCTGGAAAATCTTTCTCTTGATATTCCGAAGTTGCCTGACACGGGTTCAGATTCTTGTAACGAAGCTTTAACTGGGCATAGTGCAGCTGCAGCTAacaattcttcaattctctctTTTGGAGAGACATCATATCTTGAAACGTTAGGAAAACCATGTTCTAGAGAAAACAATAAAGAAACAGGTGGTGATCGACGCTTGAGAAGTGGTGGCACAGTGTCGGGTGTTTCCAAGAAACCTGCAATGGCGGAGAGTAAGGAAGATGGAAGTTCCAGTAACCAAAATGAACCAGTGCCACAACATCCTCACTCTCAGCGAAACACGGGTTACCAAGTTAGTGGCCTACAAGTTCAAATACCTGTCCATGGAGTGAATGAAATGCGCAATAGTTTGGAAAAGGGCCAAAGTCACCCTCGTTTCTCCTCAGTTGAGGTGCAAACAGTTCCACAAGCTTCTGGACTGGCACCTCCATTATACGCAGCTGCTACTGCCTATATGTCTCCGGGAAGCCCATATTATGCTAACTTGAATTCATCTGGCTTATACAGTCCTCAATATAGCATGGGGGGTTATGCGGTGGGTTCCACATTTCTTCCTCCCTACATGCCTGGATATCCGTCTCATAATAGTATTCCTATGCAGTTCGATGTCAATCCAGGACAAAGCATTAGTGGTCAAACGGGTGGACTTTCAACTAGGGACGTTCAACAGTTGGGTGATTTTCAGcatgtaaacaaattttatggACAGCATGGATTAATGATGCATCCTTCCCTCCCCGATCATTTCCAGATGCAGTACTTTCAGCATCCTGTTGACGATGCGTTCAATGCTCCGGGACAATTTGTTCGTTTTCCTTCAAGTTTGGTTGGAGGCCCCGCTGATCCATATGCTGCACAAAAAGACCCAACTGTTGCTTCTTACTTTGGTGATCAGAAATTTCAGCCTCATCATAACGGAAGTCTGAGCACACCAAGTCCAAGGAAAATGGGAGTATCTAATAACAGTTACTACGGAAGCCCTACCGCCCTGGGGTTCATGCCACAGTTTCCAGCATCTCCTCTTGGTAGTCCTGTACTGCCGGGATCCCCGATAGGAGGAGCATTTCCTTTTGGAAGGAGAAGTGAAGGAAGATATTCGCAAGGATCTAGCAGAAACGCTGGAGTTTATTCTGGTTGGCAAGGGCAAAGAGGATCTGACAACTTCAATGAACCTAAAAAGCATTCatttcttgatgaactaaaagCAAATAATGCTCGGAAAATTGACCTCTCTGATATTGCTGGCCGAATTGTTGAATTCAG TGTTGATCAACATGGGAGTCGATTCATACAGCAGAAGTTAGAGAGCTGTAGTGCTGAAGAGAAGGCTTCCGTTTTCACAGAAGTTCTTCCACATGCTTCAAAGCTAATGACCGACGTCTTTGGGAACTATGTTATTCAGAAG GCCCTTGAAGTAATTGATATTGACCAGAAGACCGAATTAGTTCATGAACTTGATGGGCATGTGATGACATGTGTACGAGATCAAAACGGAAATCATGTCATACAGAAATGCATTGAATGTGTTCCAACAGAAAGTATCGAATTTATTATATCTGCTTTCCAAGACCAAGTTGCTACACTGTCTACCCATCCCTATGGCTGCCGAGTTATCCAG AGAGTGTTGGAGCACTGTTCAGATGACTCACAAAGTCAATGTATAGTGGACGAAATCTTGGAATCCGCATATGTTCTCGCCCAGGATCAATATGGCAATTATGTCACTCAG CATGTTTTGGAGAGGGGGAAACCACACGAAAGAAAGCAGATTATTGGCAAGTTGAGCGGGAAAGTTGTGCAGTTGAGTCAACATAAATACGCATCAAATGTTATTGAAAAGTGCTTGGAGCACGGTGATGCTGCCGAACGGGAGCTCTTGATTGATGAGATTCTTGCCCAGTCTGACGGAAATGACAGTTTGCTA GCTATGATGAAGGATCAGTTTGCAAATTATGTGGTTCAGAAGATTATCGATATTAGCAATGATAAGCAGTGCGAAGTTTTACTGAGCCGAATCAAAGTTCATCTTCCCGCTTTGAGGAAATACACCTATGGGAAACACATAGTCGCTAGATTTGAACAGCTTTCCGGTGAAG AAGAATGA
- the LOC116010684 gene encoding uncharacterized protein LOC116010684 — translation MDFLKAKKFRKAHKPKPETGTDEKPVPHPEERKNEGGQELGKPAQVDSNNVEAEDDDDDFITNEVKRRLKELRRNSFMVLIPEEASPEDGEEDDDDDDEEQDDTESNLNQWRDVEAEGRQFWSGFDAVYDKYCERMLFFDRLHDQQLREFGSHVPSTPSPKSASKKLASPFRCLSLKKMDEPEDETEHLHQSGSDPYHDLETAYVAQVCLTWEILHCQYTQLSQKISCQPESATSYNHSAQQFQQFLVLLQRFIENEPFDQGLRPEIYARTRNSLSKLLQVPKVQGSDQKKSEEEEFLVLAPELIKIIESSILTFRQFLKMDKKKTGGIRALLGGQNQMATPLQQIQSSLEKKTIKLKDQRKRTKNWKNQSWPTTPVDVDLLLGLIDVKVMARVLRMEKITKEQLFWCEGKMKKLDVSDGKLQRDPAVLLFPC, via the exons ATGGATTTCTTGAAAGCTAAGAAGTTCAGGAAAGCTCACAAACCGAAACCAGAAACTGGCACTGATGAGAAACCCGTGCCTCATCCAGAAGAGCGTAAGAATGAGGGCGGTCAGGAATTGGGTAAACCAGCGCAGGTTGATTCTAACAATGTTGAAGCGGAGGATGATGACGATGATTTTATCACGAATGAAGTGAAGAGGAGGTTGAAGGAACTCAGAAGAAACAGTTTCATGGTTTTGATTCCTGAAGAGGCATCCCCGGAGGACGGGGAGgaagacgatgatgatgatgatgaagagcaAGACGACACGGAGAGCAACCTTAATCAATGGAgggatgtagaagctgaaggAAGACAGTTTTGGTCTGGATTTGATGCTGTATATGACAAATACTGTGAACGGATGCTATTTTTTGATCGACTGCATGATCAGCAGCTGCGTGAATTTG GTTCTCATGTTCCTTCCACTCCATCTCCAAAATCAGCGTCTAAAAAGCTAGCATCACCCTTTCGTTGTCTTTCCTTGAAGAAAATGGACGAACCCGAAGATGAAACTGAGCACCTGCACCAGTCAGGAAGTGACCCTTACCATGATCTTGAAACAGCTTATGTAGCTCAAGTATGCTTGACTTGGGAGATACTTCACTGCCAGTACACACAGTTGAGCCAGAAGATATCCTGCCAGCCTGAAAGTGCCACATCTTACAACCATAGCGCCCAGCAGTTTCAGCAATTCCTGGTTTTGCTACAAAGGTTTATTGAAAATGAACCATTTGACCAAGGTTTGAGGCCAGAAATTTATGCCCGTACAAGGAATTCATTGAGTAAACTACTTCAGGTCCCTAAAGTTCAAG GTTCTGATCAGAAAAAGAGCGAAGAAGAAGAGTTTCTAGTTCTAGCACCTgaactaattaaaataattgaaagttCGATTCTGACTTTTCGTCAATTCCTGAAAATGGACAAGAAAAAAACAGGTGGTATCCGTGCACTATTAGGTGGTCAGAACCAAATGGCTACACCCCTTCAGCAGATACAGTCGTCCCTCGAGAAA AAAACCATTAAACTGAAGGACCAGCGTAAAAGAACCAAGAACTGGAAAAATCAATCATGGCCTACCACGCCAGTAGATGTTGACTTGTTGCTTGGCCTAATTGATGTCAAAGTCATGGCAAGGGTTCTGAGAATGGAAAAAATTACCAAGGAACAGTTATTCTGGTGCGAGGGAAAGATGAAAAAGCTCGACGTGTCTGATGGAAAGTTGCAAAGGGATCCCGCTGTCCTCCTATTTCCTTGTTAA